A portion of the Epinephelus moara isolate mb chromosome 4, YSFRI_EMoa_1.0, whole genome shotgun sequence genome contains these proteins:
- the il12ba gene encoding interleukin 12Ba: MNAKMKLFIFGIICALWQVSHQNPKGHWTLMPHILVVEVDGTLGQQPLSCLEFPEDLTGRGDMNEDIFWRRNGVEEEQTGNTYLLQLEESLGGGNYTCHHKDGSLLNYTVVLIQEDETNRRRILVKNGQEDYLECSAQNYNGEFHCSWTWHSSRVGKVAFIKARRVTDDSGTQCSVDASGQDWTCSSGQSNFRCSVDDSGRRILCVDEQHCPYAEETQHIHINVYVMTEHFLVENYLKHFYLSEILKPDKVNISKVNTTVIEWSYPSSWSSPYSYFPLTFQIAQLRRGCKRCDNPCTGLKATKTLRVHSTDICQFEVKHKAKAICVRAKDAFCDSQWSEWSHIRLKKHKKNKKSKRQQDK; encoded by the exons ATGAATGCCAAG ATGAAGTTGTTTATTTTCGGTATCATCTGTGCATTATGGCAAGTCAGTCATCAAAATCCAAAGGGCCACTGGACTCTGATGCCCCACA TTTTGGTCGTGGAGGTGGATGGCACTTTGGGCCAGCAGCCACTGAGCTGCCTGGAGTTTCCAGAGGATCTTACGGGAAGAGGTGACATGAATGAGGATATTTTTTGGAGGAGGAACGGAGTGGAGGAAgaacagacaggaaacacatatctgctgcagctggaggaaaGCTTAGGAGGGGGGAACTACACCTGCCACCACAAGGATGGATCGCTCCTCAATTACACTGTGGTCCTGATCCAAGAGGATGAGACTAACAGGAGGAGGATCCTTGTGAAAAACGGCCAAG AAGATTATTTAGAGTGCTCTGCCCAAAATTACAACGGAGAGTTCCACTGCTCTTGGACCTGGCACAGCAGTCGCGTAGGCAAAGTGGCATTTATCAAAGCTCGACG TGTGACTGACGACAGTGGCACCCAGTGTTCTGTGGATGCCAGCGGTCAAGATTGGACATGCTCTTCGGGTCAGAGTAACTTCAGATGTTCAGTGGACGACAGCGGACGCAGGATCTTGTGCGTAGACGAGCAGCACTGCCCCTATGCTGAGGAGACCCAGCATATTCACATCAATGTCTACGTGATGACAGAGCATTTCCTGGTGGAGAACTACTTGAAACACTTTTACCTGTCAGAGATCt TGAAACCCGATAAGGTGAATATCAGTAAAGTCAACACCACGGTGATAGAGTGGAGTTACCCGAGCTCTTGGAGCAGTCCCTACTCCTACTTCCCCCTCACTTTCCAGATTGCACAGCTCAGGAGGGGTTGCAAAAGGTGTGACAACCCGTGCACTGGCTTAAAAGCCACTAAG ACCCTGAGAGTCCACTCGACAGACATTTGTCAGTTTGAAGTCAAGCACAAGGCTAAGGCCATCTGTGTCCGGGCTAAAGATGCTTTCTGTGACTCACAATGGAGCGAGTGGAGTCATATCAG ATTGAAGAAACACAAGAAGAACAAAAAGAGCAAACGTCAGCAAGACAAATAA